The following coding sequences are from one Gossypium raimondii isolate GPD5lz chromosome 4, ASM2569854v1, whole genome shotgun sequence window:
- the LOC105768201 gene encoding uncharacterized protein LOC105768201 — MNMDDSSASYIHMVHHLIEECLIFNMSKEECMEALAKHASIKPVITSTVWNELEKENKEFFEAYTRNRDQRATDMEKRQRIQFRVNAYMREKGNKD; from the exons ATGAACATGGATGACTCTTCTGCTTCATACATCCATATG GTGCATCATCTTATAGAAGAGTGTTTGATATTCAACATGAGCAAGGAGGAGTGCATGGAAGCTTTGGCTAAGCATGCAAGTATTAAACCAGTCATTACTTCAACAG TTTGGAATGAGTTGGAAAAAGAGAACAAGGAGTTCTTTGAGGCTTACACAAGAAACAGAGATCAAAGAGCTACAGACATGGAGAAAAGGCAAAGGATCCAGTTCAGGGTTAATGCATACATGAGGGAGAAAGGCAACAAGGACTAA
- the LOC105768199 gene encoding protein SLOW GREEN 1, chloroplastic, with protein sequence MESFATLHCRHQPLHLSFIHHRPYFHKPIFSLSFRASSSFKLSSIRASSSSTPFFEPPKPSPSLLQTLTPLLKTTCITVTAAAALFFARFYQKPALAALTTPIVETATRESMVSLEEQEKTLVQKLGKTPNDVETLRSLMEVRIKLKKLQQAIDVIERLIRLEPQDPEWPMLRAQIHSYAGNFELAKKEFEEILAKDPDRVEAFHGLVMAYSDSGQKLKELEKRIEGAMEKCKKEKKNKDFRDFKLLIAQIRVIEGRHSEALKVYEGLVKEEPKDFRPYLCMGIIYTLLKKKAEAEKQFEKFRKLVPKNHPYREYFVDNMIATRLFAEKAEREGAVKR encoded by the coding sequence ATGGAGTCTTTTGCTACGTTACACTGCCGTCACCAACCTCTCCACCTCTCTTTCATTCACCACCGTCCCTATTTCCATAAACCCATCTTCTCTCTTTCCTTCAGGGCTTCGTCTTCGTTCAAATTATCCTCCATCAGGGCTTCCTCTTCCTCCACTCCCTTCTTTGAACCCCCAAAGCCTTCGCCTTCGCTCCTCCAAACGCTGACGCCCCTCCTCAAAACCACCTGCATTACCGTCACCGCTGCTGCCGCGCTTTTCTTCGCCCGCTTCTACCAGAAACCCGCTCTCGCCGCCCTGACGACACCCATTGTGGAGACCGCCACGAGGGAATCGATGGTCTCCTTAGAAGAGCAAGAGAAAACCCTGGTACAAAAATTAGGGAAGACTCCGAATGACGTTGAAACGCTGCGGTCTTTGATGGAGGTCCGGATCAAATTAAAGAAACTGCAACAAGCTATCGATGTTATCGAGCGTTTGATTCGTCTCGAACCCCAAGACCCGGAATGGCCCATGTTAAGAGCCCAAATTCATAGCTACGCTGGCAATTTCGAGCTAGCCAAGAAGGAGTTCGAAGAAATATTGGCTAAAGACCCAGATCGGGTGGAAGCTTTTCACGGCCTTGTAATGGCTTATTCGGATTCGGGTcagaaattgaaagaactgGAAAAAAGAATTGAAGGGGCAATGGAGAAGTgcaagaaagagaagaagaataAAGATTTCAGGGATTTCAAGCTATTAATTGCTCAAATTCGGGTCATTGAAGGGAGACATTCAGAAGCTTTGAAGGTTTATGAAGGTTTGGTTAAGGAGGAACCAAAGGATTTTAGGCCATATTTGTGTATGGGGATTATCTACACGTTACTGAAGAAGAAAGCTGAAGCTGAGAAACAGTTTGAAAAGTTCAGGAAACTTGTTCCTAAGAATCACCCTTACAGGGAGTACTTTGTTGATAACATGATCGCCACTAGGCTTTTTGCCGAAAAAGCCGAAAGGGAAGGCGCAGTGAAGCGTTGA
- the LOC105767863 gene encoding uncharacterized protein LOC105767863 translates to MDINPHPLQASNNEDENLLTLSLSTPSPSAQPPSSSSSSLMPPPISSPMGQQQTIQLCIPIPQAPPLPYYPNHQVQTPTGFNAIDSNTVSGAIVNHSRPSRSRRNPFQAPRQGRSETIPPPFPWATNQRATVHTLDYLVSHNLTSIYGDVQCKKCDKVCKVEYDLQEKFKEIRDFIKENKFALHDRAPSEWTTPTLPSCETCGGTLKPVLKKKRDINWLFLLLGKMLGCCKLSELKYFCKHTKNHRTGAKDRVLYLTYMGLCKQLDPNGPCDV, encoded by the coding sequence ATGGATATTAACCCCCATCCTCTCCAAGCCTCTAATAACGAGGACGAAAATTTACTCACATTATCGTTATCAACACCATCACCATCAGCGCAGCCACCGTCATCTTCGTCTTCCTCACTAATGCCACCACCAATATCGTCACCTATGGGGCAGCAACAAACCATTCAACTATGTATCCCAATCCCACAAGCGCCACCATTACCATATTACCCGAACCACCAAGTTCAAACCCCAACCGGCTTTAACGCTATTGATAGTAACACTGTTTCTGGAGCGATTGTGAACCATTCACGTCCCTCTCGTTCACGTAGGAACCCTTTTCAAGCACCAAGGCAAGGGCGATCCGAAACCATCCCACCACCGTTCCCTTGGGCCACTAACCAACGTGCCACGGTTCACACCCTTGATTATCTTGTATCTCACAACTTGACCAGCATTTACGGTGATGTTCAATGCAAGAAGTGCGACAAGGTTTGCAAGGTGGAATACGATTTGCAAGAGAAGTTCAAAGAGATAAGggattttataaaagaaaacaagtttGCATTGCATGATCGAGCACCCTCTGAATGGACCACACCCACATTGCCTAGCTGTGAAACTTGTGGTGGTACCTTGAAGCCTGTTCTTAAGAAGAAAAGAGACATAAATTGGCTGTTTTTGCTGTTGGGGAAGATGCTGGGGTGTTGTAAATTATCGGAGTTGAAGTACTTTTGCAAGCATACCAAGAACCATAGGACGGGTGCTAAAGATCGGGTCCTTTATCTCACTTACATGGGTTTATGCAAGCAATTAGATCCCAATGGACCTTGTGATGTTTGA
- the LOC105767286 gene encoding uncharacterized protein LOC105767286: MDPKRLQLNLWTPSISSSSSSLEHKHHLPSSPSNLNATKGHHQEFLHLDLTLGPPPDPSSNPNPNPAVAAPTGRRARANPFQKLKGGKSETITAPYPWATTRRARVHDLNYLQSNNIRTINGQVECKVCQTVYTIEYDIKEKLKGIKDFVLGNRWRMNDRAPKCWMYPRLDNCKNCGSSLKPVIGKKRDINWLFLVLGQMLGCCKLSDLKYFCKHTKNHRTGAKNRLLYIAYIELCKQLYPHGPFHL, translated from the coding sequence ATGGATCCAAAACGCCTCCAACTTAACCTTTGGACGCCATCCAtatcttcttcatcttcctcattGGAACACAAACATCATCTACCTTCTTCTCCAAGCAACCTTAATGCTACTAAAGGACACCATCAAGAGTTTCTTCACCTCGATCTTACATTAGGACCACCACCTGACCCTAGctctaaccctaaccctaaccctgcGGTGGCGGCACCGACCGGCCGCAGAGCTCGAGCAAACCCTTTTCAGAAACTTAAAGGAGGCAAAAGTGAAACCATAACAGCACCATATCCATGGGCCACAACACGACGAGCCAGGGTTCATGACCTTAACTATCTCCAATCCAATAACATTCGCACCATCAATGGGCAGGTTGAATGCAAAGTGTGCCAGACGGTTTACACCATTGAATATGacataaaagaaaagttgaagGGGATCAAAGATTTTGTATTGGGCAACAGGTGGAGGATGAATGATCGAGCCCCCAAGTGTTGGATGTATCCCAGGCTTGATAATTGCAAGAACTGTGGGAGCAGTTTGAAACCAGTTATTGGGAAGAAAAGGGACATAAACTGGCTGTTTTTGGTGTTGGGACAAATGCTGGGATGTTGCAAACTATCAGACCTCAAATACTTCTGCAAGCATACAAAGAATCATAGGACGGGTGCCAAGAATCGACTTCTTTATATTGCTTACATTGAATTGTGCAAACAACTCTATCCTCATGGACCTTTTCATCTTTGA
- the LOC105768198 gene encoding uncharacterized protein LOC105768198, whose protein sequence is MFWQRSLDFTASTASPSFTGKQRKFPNSASDSGSCSSDTTEGDKLMFELGWRSSKQSTGATMKKLLAQEMSKENESRRRPLSVIARLMGVDGLPPLQPNHKQRKRTQISQAKVQNGGTFSSRQSSRKCSKEEQEFKDVFEVLDAAKVETGGYSSQGAANSKVSDVQLAFIQKKFMEGKGLSPDENLLDSGEFKDTLEVVDSNADILVKFLHQPDSLFTKHLDDLQVALPQSRCSRFSTMKSSHTLKNQNVCLGQKAGRETQLKCPQQHQEDILNQSYGRYAAHNRLKAPKVQLEEKNGPPILPTTIVVLKPSLGKSQNSALTASSPCSSHHPPSGSAGNSGILNREAELWREKKVHQDIEFSMHNSKESRKIAREITRQMKNRFSNGSIKISTSRFRGYAGNVNSCDVSGSESANDSDVKTVSYTDNIGWNKQHRRSSSGSSESSLSREAKKRLSERWKQTHRPQEVDLISMGSTLGEMLAISEKEVSPANSSSGFGEEGCSEFGNHVKSALWNEPLGISSWDCWKDGCLGSLSRPPLVPTCSTDFGSLRINTNHGTRCIDRHEIRKDGSKREASLPSNQRFCVKKSRCPISSCSNNRENNDTSLDSLFTPYQLLQNSDGDNQSEDNLMVSGASACTTRNSTSVLENAVDANNQNKVVLSEPFHKDLSASTSANAVVSTGDLDNLDSQEPSEGPSKQATSHCPVPEQESRLISKEADQPSPVSIIETPFTEDFSSGSECFESISADLQSLRMQLQLLKLESEAYEEGIMLLSSEDEGDEVSIGFTEDKGIPKAEEDWESMYIDDIWVESGINGADLDTFLARCHSPECPVNPLTFEELEKKYGNLNSSSRAERRLMFDRINSKLGETYQQYMKHHLHPRVKSVRKWSIEDVEDSLRKSLVSQNMDAGEIVLAGESQWLESSDNMDAIGREIEIWLVDELVAEVVKMLSVL, encoded by the exons ATGTTTTGGCAACGGAGCCTTGATTTCACTGCTTCAACTGCCTCTCCTTCTTTTACAG GAAAACAGAGAAAATTTCCAAACTCGGCGTCTGATTCCGGTTCTTGCAGTAGTGATACTACAGAGGGAGATAAG TTAATGTTTGAGCTGGGTTGGAGATCATCAAAACAATCAACGGGGGCTACAATGAAGAAGCTGCTAGCACAAGAGATGTCGAAAGAGAATGAATCTAGAAGACGACCACTGAGTGTTATAGCAAGATTAATGGGCGTTGATGGACTACCACCTTTGCAGCCTAACCacaaacaaaggaaaagaaccCAGATTAGTCAAGCCAAAGTTCAAAACGGTGGTACATTCAGTAGCCGGCAGTCTTCTAGGAAATGCTCAAAGGAGGAACAggaatttaaagatgtttttgAAGTATTAGATGCAGCAAAAGTGGAGACTGGTGGTTACTCGTCGCAGGGGGCTGCAAATTCAAAGGTTTCTGATGTCCAACTGGCCTTTATTCAGAAGAAATTTATGGAGGGTAAGGGTCTTTCACCTGATGAAAACCTACTAGATTCTGGGGAATTCAAGGATACCCTTGAGGTGGTAGACTCAAATGCGGATATTCTGGTGAAATTCCTTCATCAACCAGATTCATTATTCACAAAGCATTTGGATGATCTGCAAGTTGCGCTACCTCAGTCTCGCTGTAGTCGATTTTCGACTATGAAGTCATCACACACTCTTAAAAACCAAAATGTTTGCTTAGGCCAAAAGGCAGGGAGAGAAACTCAATTGAAGTGCCCTCAGCAGCATCAAGAAGATATTCTGAATCAATCTTATGGGAGATATGCTGCTCACAATCGCCTCAAGGCACCTAAGGTTCAATTGGAAGAGAAAAATGGACCACCTATTTTACCCACAACAATTGTTGTCTTGAAACCAAGTCTAGGGAAGTCACAAAACTCTGCCCTAACTGCTTCATCACCTTGTTCTTCTCATCATCCTCCATCTGGTAGTGCTGGAAACTCGGGTATCCTAAATAGGGAGGCAGAACTATGGAGGGAGAAAAAAGTTCACCAAGATATTGAGTTTTCAATGCATAATTCTAAAGAGTCCAGGAAAATTGCCAGGGAGATTACTAGACAAATGAAAAATCGCTTTAGCAATGGCTCAATAAAAATCTCAACCTCCAGGTTTAGAGGATATGCTGGGAATGTAAATTCTTGTGATGTATCTGGATCTGAATCTGCAAATGATTCAGATGTAAAAACAGTGTCTTACACAGATAACATTGGGTGGAATAAGCAGCATAGGAGGTCATCATCCGGTTCTAGTGAATCATCTCTTAGTAGGGAGGCCAAGAAGAGACTATCTGAGAGGTGGAAACAAACACATAGGCCTCAAGAGGTAGACTTGATTAGTATGGGCAGCACACTTGGTGAAATGCTTGCCATCTCAGAGAAGGAAGTGAGCCCTGCAAATTCTAGTAGTGGCTTCGGTGAGGAAGGATGCAGTGAGTTTGGGAATCATGTTAAGTCAGCACTGTGGAATGAACCTTTAGGCATTAGCAGTTGGGATTGTTGGAAGGACGGATGTCTTGGTAGTCTTTCAAGACCTCCGTTGGTTCCTACTTGTTCTACTGACTTTGGAAGTCTTAGAATTAACACTAATCATGGAACTCGTTGCATAGACCGGCATGAGATTCGAAAAGATGGTTCCAAGAGAGAAGCTTCATTGCCAAGCAATCAAAGATTCTGTGTTAAGAAATCTCGATGTCCAATTAGTAGTTGCAGTAATAACAGGGAAAATAATGATACTTCACTAGATAGTCTTTTCACCCCATATCAATTACTGCAAAATTCAGACGGTGATAATCAATCTGAAGACAACCTTATGGTTTCAGGGGCATCTGCTTGTACTACCAGGAATTCAACTTCAGTTCTTGAAAATGCAGTGGATGCCAATAATCAGAATAAGGTTGTGCTTTCTGAACCTTTTCATAAGGATTTGTCAGCTTCTACTTCAGCGAATGCTGTTGTTTCTACTGGCGACTTGGATAATTTGGACTCCCAG GAACCATCTGAGGGACCTTCCAAGCAAGCCACATCGCATTGCCCTGTACCAGAGCAAGAATCTCGATTGATCTCTAAGGAAGCTGATCAGCCTAGTCCTGTTTCAATTATAGAAACTCCTTTCACAGAGGATTTTTCATCTGGTTCAGAATGCTTCGAGAGTATTAGCGCTGATCTCCAGA GCCTTCGGATGCAACTTCAACTATTAAAGCTAGAATCCGAGGCATATGAAGAAGGAATTATGCTTCTTTCGAGTGAAGATGAGGGTGATGAAGTATCCATCGGGTTCACTGAGGACAAAGGGATACCGAAGGCCGAAGAGGATTGGGAATCCATGTACATAGATGACATCTGGGTTGAATCTGGTATTAACGGAGCCGACCTGGATACATTCTTAGCGAGATGCCATTCTCCAGAATGTCCTGTGAATCCGTTGACATTCGAAGAACTTGAGAAAAAATATGGTAATCTAAATAGTTCGTCAAGGGCTGAAAGGCGATTGATGTTTGATAGGATTAATTCAAAGCTAGGGGAGACCTATCAGCAATACATGAAGCATCACCTACATCCACGTGTGAAGTCTGTTAGGAAATGGAGCATTGAAGATGTGGAAGATAGCCTGCGCAAGTCACTAGTGAGCCAAAACATGGATGCCGGAGAGATAGTGCTAGCAGGAGAAAGTCAATGGCTGGAGTCGAGCGACAATATGGATGCAATAGGTAGGGAAATAGAGATATGGTTGGTAGATGAACTAGTAGCTGAGGTAGTAAAGATGCTTTCGGTTTTGTAA